The following coding sequences lie in one Flavobacterium cyclinae genomic window:
- a CDS encoding DUF4293 domain-containing protein — protein sequence MIQRIQTVYMAISAIAMGALPFVFSLWTTTDKKEVFFTSSLLYIVLFVVSALLAIFSILNFKKRQHQFVLNRLNMIFNFILLGFFVYRSLNLSGETEVSEKGIGMFLPAISIVLLVLANKAIKKDEDLVKSVDRLR from the coding sequence ATGATACAAAGAATTCAAACGGTTTATATGGCTATCAGCGCTATTGCGATGGGCGCTTTGCCTTTTGTGTTTTCTTTATGGACAACAACCGATAAAAAAGAAGTGTTTTTTACTTCATCTTTATTGTATATTGTTTTATTTGTCGTTTCAGCATTATTAGCGATTTTTAGTATTTTAAATTTTAAAAAGAGACAACATCAATTTGTATTGAACAGATTGAACATGATATTTAACTTTATTTTACTAGGATTTTTTGTGTATCGCTCGCTAAACTTATCCGGAGAAACGGAAGTTTCTGAGAAGGGTATTGGGATGTTTCTTCCTGCAATTTCTATCGTTTTATTAGTCTTGGCCAACAAGGCAATAAAAAAGGACGAAGATCTCGTAAAATCTGTTGATCGATTACGATAA
- a CDS encoding metallophosphoesterase family protein, translating to MKKILLLSDTHSHLDDAILKYVNQADEVWHAGDIGNLEITDTIKELKPLRAVYGNIDDEKARLEFPLNNRFFCEGVDVWITHIGGYPDKYNQAIRAEITKNPPKLFICGHSHILKVQFDKKLNLLHMNPGACGKYGFHHVRTMLRFEIDGDKIQSLEVIELGKK from the coding sequence ATGAAGAAAATTCTTTTGTTATCCGATACGCACAGTCACCTTGATGATGCCATTTTAAAATACGTCAATCAAGCTGATGAAGTTTGGCACGCAGGTGATATTGGAAATTTAGAAATCACCGATACGATTAAAGAATTAAAACCACTTCGTGCCGTTTATGGCAACATCGACGATGAAAAAGCGCGTTTAGAATTCCCGTTAAACAATCGTTTTTTCTGTGAAGGAGTTGATGTTTGGATTACTCATATTGGGGGTTATCCCGACAAATACAATCAGGCAATTCGTGCCGAAATCACAAAAAATCCTCCGAAATTATTTATTTGTGGCCACTCGCATATTCTAAAAGTCCAATTCGACAAGAAGTTGAATTTATTGCATATGAATCCGGGTGCTTGTGGAAAATATGGTTTTCACCATGTTCGTACGATGTTGCGTTTTGAAATTGATGGCGATAAAATTCAGAGTTTGGAAGTAATTGAACTAGGAAAGAAATAG
- the rho gene encoding transcription termination factor Rho — translation MFDIEVLKEMKLSDLQEIAKVAKINKYRSLKKDDLVYMILDLQAAQPEVIKSEKTPEPTAEKPKEKRARIAPKKDNAKPTVEKKDLFSEPVKVEEKQPEKKETEVLEAAPKTSTKSPRKDFKNKKPLPTENKEEVTASEEKATTETIVAENTSKEKIQPKNPNHKANQNNPNHPDYKKNIATEGTNGTNGNTNKNQNPHQNKKPNFREPDYEFDGIIESEGVLEMMPDGYGFLRSSDYNYLASPDDIYLSTSQIRLFGLKTGDTVKGVVRPPKEGEKYFPLVKVLKINGHDPQVVRDRIAFDHLTPIFPKEKFNLAERSSTISTRIIDLFSPIGKGQRGMIVAQPKTGKTMLLKDVANAIAANHPEVYLIVLLIDERPEEVTDMQRSVRGEVIASTFDREPQEHVKIANIVLEKAKRLVECGHDVVILLDSITRLARAYNTVQPASGKVLSGGVDANALQKPKRFFGAARNVENGGSLSIIATALTETGSKMDEVIFEEFKGTGNMELQLDRRIANKRIFPAIDLVSSSTRRDDLLLDENTIQRMWIMRKYLADMNPVEAMDFIHDRFKKTRNNEEFLISMNE, via the coding sequence ATGTTTGATATTGAAGTATTAAAGGAGATGAAACTCTCTGATTTGCAAGAGATTGCAAAAGTTGCGAAAATCAATAAATACCGTTCGCTAAAAAAAGACGATTTGGTATATATGATTTTAGATTTGCAAGCGGCACAACCTGAAGTTATTAAATCAGAAAAAACTCCTGAACCAACGGCTGAAAAGCCTAAAGAAAAAAGAGCAAGAATTGCTCCCAAAAAGGATAATGCTAAACCAACTGTAGAAAAGAAAGATTTGTTTTCTGAACCTGTAAAAGTGGAAGAGAAACAACCAGAGAAGAAAGAAACAGAAGTTTTAGAAGCGGCTCCAAAAACAAGTACAAAATCACCTCGTAAAGATTTTAAAAATAAGAAGCCTTTACCTACTGAAAACAAAGAAGAAGTTACTGCTTCTGAAGAAAAAGCTACAACTGAAACCATAGTAGCCGAAAACACCTCAAAAGAAAAGATTCAGCCTAAAAATCCAAATCATAAAGCGAATCAAAATAATCCCAACCATCCTGATTACAAAAAGAATATTGCTACTGAAGGAACAAATGGTACAAATGGGAATACTAATAAAAATCAGAACCCACATCAGAATAAAAAACCAAATTTCAGAGAACCTGATTATGAGTTCGACGGAATTATCGAAAGTGAAGGTGTTTTAGAAATGATGCCGGATGGTTACGGTTTTTTACGTTCGTCTGATTACAACTATTTAGCATCTCCAGATGATATTTATTTGTCAACTTCTCAAATTCGTTTGTTCGGATTAAAAACGGGTGATACAGTAAAAGGAGTAGTGCGTCCTCCAAAAGAAGGAGAAAAATATTTCCCATTGGTAAAAGTATTGAAAATCAACGGTCATGACCCACAAGTCGTGCGTGATAGAATTGCTTTTGATCATTTAACGCCAATTTTCCCAAAAGAAAAATTCAATTTAGCAGAACGTAGTAGTACTATTTCAACTCGTATTATTGATTTGTTTTCGCCAATTGGAAAAGGACAACGTGGTATGATTGTAGCCCAACCAAAAACGGGTAAAACGATGTTGTTAAAAGATGTTGCGAATGCTATTGCTGCGAATCATCCTGAAGTTTATTTAATTGTATTATTGATTGATGAACGTCCAGAAGAGGTAACAGATATGCAACGTAGCGTACGTGGTGAAGTAATTGCTTCTACTTTCGATAGAGAACCACAAGAGCACGTTAAGATTGCCAATATTGTTTTAGAAAAAGCAAAACGTTTAGTAGAATGTGGTCACGATGTAGTGATATTATTAGACTCGATTACTCGTTTAGCAAGAGCTTACAATACGGTACAACCAGCATCTGGAAAAGTATTGAGTGGTGGTGTTGATGCAAATGCGTTACAAAAACCAAAACGTTTCTTTGGAGCGGCTCGTAATGTAGAAAATGGAGGTTCGTTAAGTATCATTGCAACCGCATTAACAGAAACCGGTTCTAAAATGGACGAAGTTATCTTCGAAGAATTCAAAGGAACAGGTAACATGGAATTACAGTTGGACAGAAGAATTGCCAACAAACGTATTTTCCCTGCAATCGACTTGGTTTCTTCAAGTACGCGTCGTGATGACTTATTATTAGATGAAAATACCATTCAAAGAATGTGGATTATGCGCAAATATTTAGCCGATATGAACCCAGTAGAAGCTATGGATTTCATCCACGACCGTTTCAAGAAAACCAGAAACAACGAAGAATTCTTAATTTCGATGAATGAATAA
- a CDS encoding DUF1801 domain-containing protein yields MNLDIQAYNNSQSAEDKLICYILAEQINLQLPEAENKIWHAHPVWFLEENPIVGYSKQKKGIRLLFWSGKSFEETKLNVLGTKFQDASIFYNSVNEIDITDLKTWLQKAQEIQWDYKNIVKRKGILERLK; encoded by the coding sequence ATGAATCTAGATATTCAGGCATATAATAACTCGCAATCTGCAGAAGACAAATTAATCTGTTATATATTAGCAGAACAAATCAACTTACAATTACCCGAAGCAGAAAATAAAATTTGGCATGCACATCCTGTCTGGTTTTTAGAAGAAAATCCGATTGTAGGTTACAGCAAACAAAAGAAAGGCATCCGATTGCTATTTTGGAGCGGAAAGTCATTTGAAGAAACTAAACTCAATGTTTTAGGAACAAAATTTCAAGATGCTTCTATTTTTTATAATTCGGTTAACGAAATAGATATTACCGATTTAAAAACTTGGCTACAAAAAGCACAAGAAATTCAGTGGGATTACAAGAATATTGTAAAACGAAAAGGCATTTTGGAAAGACTAAAATAA
- a CDS encoding MauE/DoxX family redox-associated membrane protein, protein MKKENLSWILRLIISALFIVSAVAKLYPSPYFAISTFEVKQLYPLGFSEGFAPYFSRILIGIEFALGIAILLKDYLKKITIPATILLLSVFVIHLSYTTFISGNSGNCGCFGELLPMTPVEAIIKNIIAIGLLIWLIKLLPADGKSNFWLLKSVGLGCVLALFMLAPIRPVEKVTEEPTSEIQENLGVVADSTSLLTVEIPETEVPTTNVPTVENPEVDVKKAEETPTKVKSGYEKYFPGIDTDKKILCYFVPGCDHCMDTAKELNEMRKKDKNFPPIYVIFMNEEPEKVPTFFEFAGTKFPYKMIDVIPFWTELGDGRDTPGVKYLWNGNEFKYYDGINENKFNGAEFKKLIKKPYSELKK, encoded by the coding sequence ATGAAAAAAGAAAACTTAAGTTGGATTTTACGCCTTATTATTTCTGCCTTATTTATTGTTTCGGCTGTAGCCAAATTATATCCATCGCCGTATTTTGCAATTTCTACGTTTGAAGTAAAACAATTATATCCATTAGGATTTTCAGAAGGTTTTGCTCCTTATTTTTCAAGAATTTTAATCGGAATTGAATTTGCCCTTGGAATTGCAATTTTATTAAAAGATTACTTGAAAAAAATTACGATTCCGGCTACAATATTATTGTTATCGGTATTTGTAATTCACTTAAGTTACACGACTTTCATTAGTGGAAATTCAGGAAACTGTGGTTGTTTTGGAGAATTACTACCAATGACTCCAGTAGAAGCCATCATTAAAAACATCATTGCGATTGGATTGTTAATTTGGTTAATCAAATTACTACCTGCTGACGGAAAATCAAATTTTTGGTTGTTGAAATCGGTTGGTTTGGGTTGTGTTTTAGCCCTTTTTATGCTGGCTCCAATTCGCCCTGTTGAAAAAGTTACGGAAGAACCAACTTCTGAAATTCAAGAAAATTTAGGCGTTGTTGCAGATTCTACATCTTTATTAACAGTTGAAATTCCAGAAACTGAAGTGCCAACAACAAATGTTCCAACAGTTGAAAATCCTGAAGTTGATGTAAAAAAAGCTGAAGAAACTCCTACAAAAGTAAAATCGGGTTACGAGAAATATTTTCCAGGAATTGATACCGATAAGAAAATTCTGTGCTACTTTGTACCAGGTTGCGACCATTGTATGGATACCGCAAAAGAATTGAACGAAATGCGTAAAAAAGACAAGAATTTCCCTCCTATTTATGTGATTTTCATGAATGAAGAGCCTGAAAAAGTTCCAACATTCTTTGAATTTGCAGGTACTAAATTCCCATACAAAATGATTGATGTAATTCCGTTTTGGACGGAATTAGGAGATGGCAGAGACACACCTGGAGTAAAATATCTTTGGAATGGTAACGAATTCAAATACTACGACGGCATTAATGAAAATAAATTCAACGGAGCTGAATTCAAAAAATTAATTAAAAAACCGTATTCGGAATTAAAAAAATAA
- a CDS encoding TonB-dependent receptor, with amino-acid sequence MKSIVTDIKVRGDKAIEQIPSIKDKALRINLNESIYGTFAEIGAGQETVRNFFRAGASSGTIAKAMSAYDKDFSDAIYGEEKDGRYVTESRLRKMLTHEINLVEQRLSRDKHPNKLFFSYANTVATIDFAKQYKGHGWVGIVYQVEPDEAYNEIILHIRFKENDAKLQQETLGILGVNLIYGAFYKYNDPKKLLRYLYDHLDKDQLEIDTINFSGPRFADVDNRLMSLQLVKNGMTDAVMFGPDGKNILPAAVLYKKNILALRGSFRPVTKVNMDMYERSYEMFIQENKVDKDNTFVVFEITLSNLKAEGEIDERDFLDRAELLCKLGQTVMISNFQEYFKVVEYFSNYSKARMGLAMGVNNLVEIFDEKYYRHLSGGILEAFGKLFYRDLKVYLYPMKDENGNIITSENLKVHPRMKELYKFFKFNGKVIDIKDFEEKNLDIFSRHVLKMICNGESGWEEMLPEGTASIIKEEKLFSYSCEIDTPEKEAEKIN; translated from the coding sequence ATGAAAAGTATAGTAACAGACATCAAAGTTCGAGGAGATAAAGCGATAGAGCAAATTCCATCCATCAAAGACAAAGCCTTACGAATTAATCTTAACGAAAGTATCTATGGAACTTTTGCTGAGATTGGAGCCGGACAAGAAACCGTTCGTAATTTCTTTAGAGCTGGAGCCTCTTCTGGAACCATTGCAAAAGCTATGTCGGCATACGATAAGGATTTTAGTGATGCTATTTATGGTGAGGAAAAAGACGGCCGTTATGTAACGGAAAGTCGACTAAGAAAAATGCTTACTCATGAAATCAATCTGGTAGAGCAACGTTTAAGTAGAGATAAACATCCGAACAAATTGTTTTTTAGTTATGCCAATACTGTTGCTACTATTGATTTTGCTAAACAATACAAAGGGCATGGATGGGTAGGAATTGTATATCAAGTAGAGCCTGATGAAGCATATAACGAAATTATTCTTCACATCCGTTTTAAAGAAAACGATGCTAAATTACAACAAGAAACACTTGGTATTTTAGGGGTAAATTTAATTTATGGTGCGTTTTACAAATACAACGATCCAAAAAAATTACTTCGCTATTTGTATGACCATTTGGATAAAGACCAATTAGAAATAGACACTATTAACTTTTCTGGTCCTCGTTTTGCTGATGTTGACAATCGTTTGATGAGTTTACAATTGGTTAAAAACGGAATGACGGATGCCGTAATGTTTGGCCCTGATGGTAAAAATATATTACCTGCTGCTGTACTATATAAGAAAAACATCTTGGCTTTAAGAGGAAGTTTTAGACCGGTTACTAAAGTTAATATGGATATGTATGAACGTTCCTATGAAATGTTTATACAAGAAAATAAAGTAGATAAAGACAATACTTTTGTGGTTTTTGAAATTACACTTTCCAATTTAAAAGCTGAAGGTGAAATTGACGAACGTGATTTCTTAGATAGAGCTGAGTTACTTTGTAAACTAGGTCAAACCGTAATGATTTCTAACTTCCAAGAGTATTTCAAAGTAGTTGAATATTTCTCTAATTATTCTAAAGCTCGTATGGGATTAGCTATGGGTGTAAATAACTTAGTTGAAATCTTTGATGAAAAATACTACCGCCATTTATCAGGTGGAATTTTAGAAGCTTTTGGAAAATTATTCTACCGCGATTTAAAAGTGTACTTGTACCCAATGAAGGATGAAAATGGCAACATTATTACATCTGAAAACTTAAAAGTACATCCTAGAATGAAAGAATTGTATAAATTCTTTAAGTTCAATGGAAAAGTAATTGATATAAAAGATTTTGAAGAAAAGAATTTAGATATTTTTTCAAGACATGTATTAAAAATGATTTGTAACGGAGAATCGGGTTGGGAAGAAATGCTTCCTGAAGGAACAGCTTCCATAATTAAAGAAGAAAAACTGTTCTCTTATTCTTGTGAAATTGATACTCCTGAAAAAGAAGCTGAAAAAATTAACTAA
- a CDS encoding MBL fold metallo-hydrolase, translating to MKVYFLGTGTSQGIPVIGSQHSVCLSSDEKDKRLRVSVWVETEKASLVVDCGPDFRQQMLNSKCQHIDALLFTHEHADHTAGLDDIRPFFFKQGAIPIYAHQRVLKNLERRFDYIFQTENKYPGAPSVVENEVKEDQSFSVNNEKIVPINAMHGTLQVFGYRIQDFVYLTDVKTIETSEINKIKNCKVLVVNCLREEPHATHFNLEEVLHFISLVQPKTTYLTHISHLFGFHEEIQNKLPEHVFLAYDNLVINM from the coding sequence TTGAAGGTATATTTTTTAGGAACAGGTACGTCTCAGGGAATTCCGGTTATTGGAAGTCAGCATTCTGTTTGTTTGAGTTCAGACGAAAAAGACAAACGACTGCGAGTTTCCGTTTGGGTTGAAACTGAAAAAGCCTCATTAGTTGTTGATTGTGGACCTGATTTTAGACAACAAATGCTAAATTCAAAATGCCAACATATTGATGCTTTATTGTTTACACACGAACATGCCGATCATACGGCAGGTTTAGATGATATTCGTCCTTTTTTCTTTAAACAAGGTGCAATTCCAATTTATGCACACCAACGCGTGTTAAAAAATTTAGAAAGAAGATTTGATTATATTTTTCAAACCGAAAATAAATATCCTGGAGCACCTTCTGTCGTTGAAAATGAAGTAAAAGAAGACCAATCCTTTTCTGTAAATAACGAGAAAATAGTTCCAATTAATGCCATGCATGGTACTTTACAGGTTTTTGGCTATCGTATTCAAGATTTTGTGTATTTAACGGATGTAAAAACAATAGAAACTTCAGAAATAAATAAGATTAAAAATTGTAAGGTGTTGGTTGTAAATTGTTTAAGAGAAGAACCACATGCTACTCATTTTAATTTAGAAGAAGTATTACATTTTATATCTTTGGTGCAGCCAAAAACGACCTATTTAACGCATATCAGCCATTTATTTGGCTTTCATGAAGAAATTCAAAATAAGTTGCCAGAACATGTTTTTTTGGCCTATGATAATTTAGTAATTAATATGTAA
- a CDS encoding DUF1599 domain-containing protein → MSNTSQQYDKVIAVCRDLFSKKAHDYGTAWRVLRLPSLTDQIFIKAQRIRSLQENEVRKVDEDETSEFIGIINYCAMALIQMEKGVANQPDMSADEAVQLYDEKIAETKALMENKNHDYGEAWRDMRVSSLTDLIIQKLLRVKQIEDNKGKTLVSEGIDANYQDMINYSVFALILMENK, encoded by the coding sequence ATGTCGAATACTTCTCAACAATATGATAAAGTTATAGCGGTTTGTCGCGATTTATTTTCAAAAAAAGCACATGATTACGGCACCGCTTGGCGCGTTTTACGTTTGCCTTCCTTAACTGACCAAATTTTTATTAAAGCGCAAAGAATTAGAAGCTTACAAGAAAATGAAGTACGTAAAGTGGACGAAGATGAAACTTCTGAATTCATAGGAATTATCAATTATTGTGCGATGGCTTTGATTCAAATGGAAAAAGGAGTTGCCAATCAACCTGATATGTCGGCTGATGAAGCGGTACAATTATACGATGAAAAAATCGCGGAAACGAAAGCCTTGATGGAAAATAAAAATCACGATTATGGCGAGGCTTGGCGCGATATGCGAGTTAGTTCGTTAACCGATTTAATCATTCAAAAGTTACTTCGCGTAAAGCAAATCGAAGACAATAAAGGAAAAACTTTAGTTTCAGAAGGAATTGACGCGAATTACCAGGACATGATTAACTATTCAGTTTTCGCTTTAATATTAATGGAAAATAAATAA
- the rlmH gene encoding 23S rRNA (pseudouridine(1915)-N(3))-methyltransferase RlmH — translation MNIRLIAIGKTDNKALQSLIDDYTKRLSFYVKFDLEIIPDIKNVKNLSEAQQKEKEGELILSKITPTDQLILLDENGKTFSSVGFSDFLQKKMNAGIKTLVFVIGGPYGFSETVYKKAQGKVSLSEMTFSHQMVRLFVIEQIYRGFTILRNEPYHHQ, via the coding sequence ATGAATATTCGTCTTATCGCTATCGGAAAAACAGACAATAAAGCGCTTCAATCTTTAATTGATGACTATACCAAGCGTTTGTCTTTTTACGTGAAATTTGATTTGGAAATCATTCCCGATATCAAAAACGTAAAGAATTTATCCGAAGCCCAACAAAAAGAAAAAGAAGGCGAATTGATTTTATCAAAAATCACCCCAACCGATCAATTAATTTTATTAGATGAAAACGGCAAAACATTTAGCAGCGTTGGTTTCTCCGACTTTTTGCAAAAGAAAATGAATGCCGGAATTAAAACCTTAGTATTCGTCATCGGAGGTCCATACGGGTTTAGTGAAACCGTTTATAAAAAAGCACAAGGCAAAGTTTCCTTATCCGAAATGACGTTTTCGCATCAAATGGTACGATTGTTTGTAATCGAACAAATTTATAGAGGGTTTACGATTTTGAGAAATGAACCTTATCATCATCAGTAA
- the folP gene encoding dihydropteroate synthase: protein MNINCNGNLIDLTTPKVMGILNVTPNSFYDGGKHKEINSIIHQVDKMLSEGADFIDIGAYSSKPSAEFVSEDEEINRLVPIVKSLVETFPNIVLSVDTFRAHVAKAAVENGVALVNDIAAGLLDDKMLETVAELKVPYIMMHMRGNPQTMQSLTDYNDIVKEMIFYFSERIQKARSFGISDIVIDPGFGFAKTLEQNYEVMHKMELFEILELPILVGVSRKSMIYKVLESSPQEALNGTSVLNTIALQKGAKILRVHDVKEAVECIKLVSKLK from the coding sequence ATGAATATCAACTGCAATGGAAATTTAATCGATTTAACCACTCCAAAAGTGATGGGGATTTTGAATGTGACGCCCAATTCGTTTTACGATGGTGGAAAGCATAAAGAAATCAATTCGATAATACATCAAGTGGATAAAATGCTATCGGAAGGAGCTGATTTCATTGATATTGGAGCATATTCGAGTAAGCCAAGTGCCGAGTTTGTTTCGGAAGATGAAGAAATTAATCGTTTGGTTCCTATTGTAAAATCATTAGTTGAAACCTTTCCTAATATTGTTTTATCAGTTGATACATTTCGAGCTCATGTTGCAAAAGCAGCAGTAGAAAATGGAGTAGCTTTAGTAAATGACATTGCCGCAGGTTTGTTGGATGATAAAATGTTGGAAACTGTTGCCGAATTGAAAGTGCCCTACATCATGATGCACATGCGAGGCAATCCTCAAACGATGCAAAGTTTGACAGATTATAACGATATTGTTAAAGAAATGATTTTCTACTTTTCAGAGCGAATTCAAAAGGCGAGAAGCTTTGGAATTTCGGATATTGTGATTGATCCTGGATTTGGTTTTGCCAAAACATTGGAACAGAATTACGAAGTAATGCATAAAATGGAGTTGTTCGAAATCTTAGAGTTGCCAATATTAGTAGGAGTTTCCAGAAAATCCATGATTTATAAAGTATTGGAAAGTTCGCCACAAGAAGCTTTGAATGGAACTTCTGTTTTAAATACGATTGCATTACAAAAAGGGGCAAAAATTCTGCGAGTTCACGATGTAAAAGAAGCGGTGGAATGTATAAAATTAGTCAGTAAATTAAAATAA
- a CDS encoding TlpA family protein disulfide reductase — MKKIFVLATMLISVLGCAQKEETSFKNESLNYVLKTTEDQPISFQEILKKHEGKTIFIEIWASWCSDCVKAMPEVKKLNQTYGKDVVFVNLSFDKTVEKWIQGIEKYEVEGENYFIGDNMKGTFGKSLDVDWIPRYLIVDKTGKIVLYRAIEKDFDKIKEVLNKVK; from the coding sequence ATGAAAAAAATATTCGTTTTAGCAACCATGCTAATCAGCGTTTTAGGATGTGCACAAAAAGAAGAAACAAGCTTTAAAAATGAAAGTTTGAATTATGTTTTAAAAACAACTGAAGACCAACCAATTTCTTTTCAGGAAATCTTAAAAAAACATGAAGGAAAGACAATATTTATAGAAATTTGGGCTTCATGGTGTTCCGATTGCGTAAAAGCCATGCCTGAAGTAAAAAAATTAAACCAAACTTATGGTAAAGACGTTGTTTTTGTAAACTTATCCTTTGACAAAACAGTTGAAAAATGGATTCAAGGAATTGAAAAATATGAAGTGGAAGGTGAAAATTATTTCATTGGTGACAATATGAAAGGAACATTCGGAAAATCATTAGACGTTGATTGGATTCCAAGATATTTAATAGTGGACAAAACGGGTAAAATTGTTTTATATCGAGCTATTGAAAAAGATTTTGACAAAATAAAAGAAGTATTAAACAAGGTTAAATAA
- the tpiA gene encoding triose-phosphate isomerase, with product MRKNIVAGNWKMHKTQKETVALLEEIIAKKPNTTTEIIVAPTFVNLSKAVEITNGKGITVAAQNMHQAEGGAFTGEIAASMLTDIGVNTVILGHSERRAYFHETDALLASKVDTALKHEMRIIFCFGEELKDRQINNHFNIVENQLRDGLFHLEKKDWANIVLAYEPVWAIGTGETASPEQAQEMHKFIRTLVEKVYGFDIADNLTILYGGSVKPDNAKEIFSKPDVDGGLIGGAALKADDFLAIVNGF from the coding sequence ATGAGAAAAAATATCGTTGCCGGAAATTGGAAAATGCACAAAACACAAAAAGAAACTGTTGCATTACTAGAAGAAATTATCGCAAAAAAACCTAATACAACTACTGAAATTATTGTAGCACCAACGTTTGTTAACTTATCAAAAGCTGTTGAAATAACCAATGGGAAAGGAATTACAGTAGCTGCACAAAACATGCATCAAGCAGAAGGTGGCGCTTTTACAGGCGAAATTGCAGCTTCTATGTTGACTGATATTGGAGTTAACACTGTCATCTTAGGTCACAGTGAAAGACGAGCGTATTTTCATGAAACCGATGCTTTATTGGCAAGTAAAGTGGATACCGCTTTAAAACATGAAATGCGAATTATTTTCTGTTTTGGAGAAGAATTAAAAGACAGACAAATTAATAACCATTTTAATATTGTTGAGAATCAATTACGAGATGGATTATTCCATTTAGAAAAAAAAGATTGGGCGAATATTGTTTTAGCATACGAACCAGTTTGGGCTATTGGAACAGGTGAAACCGCTTCTCCGGAACAAGCACAAGAAATGCATAAATTCATTAGAACGTTAGTAGAAAAAGTGTACGGTTTCGATATTGCAGACAACTTGACTATTTTATACGGTGGAAGTGTTAAACCAGATAACGCCAAAGAAATCTTTTCAAAACCTGATGTGGATGGTGGTTTAATTGGTGGTGCTGCTTTAAAAGCAGATGACTTTTTAGCTATTGTAAATGGGTTTTAA